In Ictalurus furcatus strain D&B chromosome 23, Billie_1.0, whole genome shotgun sequence, a single window of DNA contains:
- the pi15a gene encoding peptidase inhibitor 15-A: MMNEHGLAIDLLLICMSCGAASVLSAFNSTVSAPPSISFSDNNSKYHMDHVNFPKNRRKRYISQDDQLAILDYHNKVRGNVFPPASNMEYMVWDETLAQRAEEWASMCLWEHGPRNLLRFLGQNLSVRTGRYRSILQLVKPWYDEVKDYSFPYPRDCNPRCPLNCYGPMCTHYTQMVWATSNKVGCAIHTCHNMNVWGSVWRRATYLVCNYSGKGNWIGEAPYKVGVPCSMCPPSYGGSCNNNMCVPAVNSNYLHWFK; encoded by the exons ATGATGAATGAGCACGGCTTGGCCATCGATTTGCTGCTCATCTGCATGTCTTGTGGAGCAGCAAGTGTACTTTCAGCTTTTAATTCCACCGTCTCTGCTCCACCGTCCATCAGTTTCTCTGACAATAACTCCAAATATCACATGGACCATGTAAACTTTCCAAAAAACAGACGAAAGAGGTACATTTCCCAAGACGACCAGCTGGCCATTCTTGATTACCACAATAAAGTTAGAGGAAACGTTTTTCCACCGGCTTCCAACATGGAATACATG GTCTGGGATGAAACCCTCGCTCAGAGAGCAGAAGAGTGGGCTTCTATGTGTCTTTGGGAACATGGCCCTCGCAATCTTCTCAGGTTCCTCGGGCAAAACCTTTCTGTACGAACTGGAAG GTACAGATCCATCCTGCAGCTGGTGAAGCCGTGGTATGATGAAGTGAAAGATTATTCTTTCCCGTATCCACGTGACTGCAATCCCAGATGCCCTCTTAATTGCTACGGGCCCATGTGCACACATTACACGCAA ATGGTTTGGGCCACGTCAAATAAAGTCGGATGTGCCATCCATACATGTCACAATATGAATGTGTGGGGCTCAGTATGGAGGAGAGCAACGTATTTGGTGTGTAACTATTCAGGAAA gGGTAACTGGATTGGTGAAGCTCCCTATAAAGTGGGCGTGCCTTGCTCAATGTGCCCTCCCAGTTACGGCGGCTCGTGCAATAACAACATGTGTGTTCCTGCTGTGAACTCAAACTACCTGCACtggtttaaataa